One window of the Leptotrichia massiliensis genome contains the following:
- a CDS encoding ABC transporter ATP-binding protein — translation MLKKLFSRLGEYKKSALISPIFIGIEVIFEMLIPTLMAVIIDSGLNGNDGKGDMKFIVIMGLATFGVAMLSLLCGIQASKYASYASAGFAKNLRKDLFSKIQSFSFTNIDKFSTAGLITRFTTDVNNIQNSFQMLIRGFVRAPLMMCVAIFMSFMISPKLSMIFIVAVLFLGSFLAFVIFKVHPIFTAAIKKYDDINSSLQENINGIRVVKAYIREKYETNKFKKATESLKNMLLKGEKIIIFVSPVMQITVFGCILLLSWFGAKMIVVNELTTGQLTSLFAYTTNILMSLLMLAMMLVNIVFSRASGDRIVMVLDEEPSIKNPENGITEVKDGSIVFKNVDFSYSNNPDVLNLTKINLEIKSGETIGIIGGTGSAKSALVQLIPRLYDVLDGELLVGGVNVKDYDIKTLRDNVAMVLQKNVLFSGTIKDNLRWGNENATDEEMEHACKLAQADEFIQKFPKKYDTRIERGGANVSGGQRQRLCIARALLKSPKILILDDSTSAVDTKTDKLIREAFKNELPHITKIIIGQRVSSIKDSDKILVLEDGIITAAGTHDELLKTSKVYREVYESQTEGSDK, via the coding sequence CCAATATTTATTGGAATAGAAGTTATTTTTGAAATGCTTATTCCAACGCTTATGGCTGTAATTATTGATAGCGGACTGAATGGAAATGACGGTAAAGGAGATATGAAGTTCATTGTTATAATGGGACTTGCAACATTTGGAGTGGCTATGTTGTCGTTGTTATGCGGAATACAGGCCAGTAAATACGCTTCTTATGCTTCAGCTGGATTTGCTAAAAACTTGAGAAAGGATTTATTTTCTAAGATACAGTCCTTTTCATTCACTAATATTGATAAATTTTCTACAGCTGGACTGATTACAAGATTTACAACAGATGTTAATAACATTCAGAATTCATTTCAGATGTTAATTAGAGGATTTGTAAGGGCCCCGCTTATGATGTGCGTTGCGATATTTATGTCGTTTATGATAAGTCCAAAGTTGTCGATGATATTTATTGTTGCAGTTTTGTTTTTAGGAAGTTTTTTAGCCTTTGTTATTTTTAAGGTACATCCAATTTTTACAGCTGCAATTAAAAAATATGATGACATAAATTCCAGCCTCCAAGAGAATATAAACGGTATTCGGGTTGTAAAAGCGTATATCCGTGAAAAATATGAAACTAATAAATTTAAGAAGGCTACTGAAAGTTTGAAAAATATGCTTTTAAAAGGGGAAAAGATTATAATATTTGTGTCTCCTGTAATGCAAATAACGGTATTTGGGTGTATTTTACTGCTTTCATGGTTTGGAGCAAAGATGATTGTTGTAAATGAGCTGACGACTGGGCAACTTACAAGTCTTTTTGCTTATACAACCAATATTCTTATGAGCCTTCTTATGCTTGCAATGATGCTTGTAAATATTGTGTTTTCAAGAGCATCTGGAGATAGAATTGTTATGGTGCTGGATGAGGAGCCAAGTATTAAAAATCCTGAAAATGGGATAACAGAGGTAAAAGATGGTTCAATAGTGTTTAAAAACGTGGATTTCAGTTACAGCAACAATCCTGATGTTCTGAATTTGACAAAAATAAATCTGGAAATAAAGTCTGGAGAAACTATTGGAATTATTGGGGGAACTGGAAGTGCGAAATCGGCTCTTGTTCAGTTGATTCCAAGATTGTATGATGTTCTGGATGGAGAACTTTTGGTTGGTGGAGTGAACGTAAAGGATTATGATATAAAGACGCTTAGGGACAATGTAGCGATGGTTCTTCAAAAAAATGTGCTTTTTTCAGGAACTATAAAGGATAATTTACGTTGGGGAAATGAAAATGCAACTGATGAGGAAATGGAACATGCCTGTAAATTGGCACAAGCTGATGAGTTTATTCAGAAATTTCCTAAAAAATATGATACTCGTATTGAACGTGGCGGAGCGAATGTGTCTGGAGGGCAAAGACAAAGGCTGTGTATAGCCAGAGCCTTGCTGAAATCTCCCAAAATATTGATTTTAGATGATTCAACAAGCGCAGTTGATACAAAGACGGACAAATTAATAAGGGAAGCATTCAAAAATGAATTGCCACACATTACAAAAATTATTATTGGTCAAAGAGTATCATCAATAAAAGATTCTGATAAAATATTAGTTTTGGAAGACGGAATTATAACA